In Methylotenera mobilis JLW8, the following are encoded in one genomic region:
- a CDS encoding chemotaxis protein CheW: MNQISSFQIDNYLPFMRDVVRCEQSLHELNLMWRIIESSAKMNCPVEAKSILPTMAATRAGFNRLEKELVLSLVQEKVATVFNEIGTKAKYVIDILVRNLYERTADVGFLATDRELCSFVAGLGGTVDEIRLRLRAYRSKYTVYDEIILLDVSGNVLVQINQETPIEGSLDPLIHETLHSEDYVETYRHTDLRPNKDKALVYSKRMLHPETGAVIGILCLCFNFVEEMAGIFHSHRDPSMRSVMLLLDQNQQVIETSDARWVPVGAVVPVNHDAKSSLMIYGGREYLVATFKANGYQGYMGPKGWQGQVMTPVDIAFTGQETSALKSLDAKVARGLLSHAQSFCPPLYEVMTAASTIRRVVWNGQVMTVGQTGELFKLKTILDQISETGTRSNELFAQSINDLYETVLASRLQDSEFLSHLLVDLLDRNLYERSDDCRWWAVTPELRFALASGRVDAASVSRITEILNYINQLYTVYTRIFVYDKQGTIIASTNPVDEKGTIIGTTIDDATLDGVLSLYNEQQYYVSPFEASSLYSDKPTYIYHAAIMAPDGTDVVGGIGIVFDATPEFNAMLRGSIAESDSIKAFYIDRQAKIISSTDPSRPVGSTLDIDPDLLTMRNGKSASRIVIRDGHYCILGCSVSNGYREFKVSDGYKEDVIAVVYDAFGEVRNHFSSGNDSASIIHSSLTQSSDPEFATFFVDEILFALEAEIVLEALPASEISSVSIGSRSERVGVVSVQSDVKGSHYVWVYDLSYLLSGVPSVVDSNSQVIVIMCGEHKVGLLVGALHSVAQFSEDQISKTPLANDKRGNLIKWIIKANDGNLFIQCVDVDFLLRMLTNPFDPVKQQ; this comes from the coding sequence ATGAATCAGATTTCTTCGTTTCAAATCGATAATTACCTGCCATTTATGCGCGACGTAGTGCGTTGTGAGCAGTCGTTACATGAGTTAAATTTAATGTGGAGAATCATTGAATCGTCGGCAAAAATGAATTGCCCGGTCGAGGCCAAAAGTATATTACCTACCATGGCTGCAACCCGCGCCGGCTTTAATCGCTTGGAAAAAGAGCTGGTGTTAAGCTTGGTACAGGAAAAAGTTGCTACTGTATTTAACGAGATTGGCACCAAGGCTAAATATGTCATCGATATTTTGGTGCGTAACCTGTATGAGCGTACAGCGGATGTTGGTTTTCTGGCTACCGACCGTGAGCTATGCAGTTTTGTGGCTGGGCTTGGTGGTACTGTGGATGAGATACGTTTACGTTTGCGTGCTTACCGAAGCAAATATACGGTTTATGACGAAATTATTCTGCTTGATGTTTCTGGCAACGTTTTGGTGCAGATTAATCAAGAAACACCAATTGAGGGCAGTTTAGACCCGTTGATTCATGAAACACTGCACTCGGAAGATTATGTAGAAACGTATCGTCATACAGATTTACGCCCCAATAAAGATAAGGCGCTGGTTTATTCAAAACGCATGTTGCACCCGGAAACCGGCGCAGTGATTGGTATTTTATGTTTGTGCTTTAATTTTGTAGAAGAGATGGCAGGGATTTTCCATTCGCATCGCGACCCTAGCATGCGCTCTGTAATGCTGCTGTTAGACCAGAATCAACAAGTGATTGAGACCAGCGATGCGCGCTGGGTGCCCGTAGGTGCGGTGGTGCCGGTCAATCATGACGCAAAATCAAGCTTAATGATTTATGGCGGACGTGAGTATCTGGTGGCTACATTTAAAGCCAATGGCTACCAAGGATATATGGGGCCAAAAGGCTGGCAAGGGCAGGTGATGACACCGGTAGATATTGCATTTACCGGACAGGAGACTAGCGCGCTAAAATCGCTGGATGCAAAAGTAGCCAGAGGTTTGCTATCGCATGCGCAGTCTTTCTGCCCACCGCTGTATGAAGTGATGACGGCAGCTTCTACCATCCGCCGCGTGGTGTGGAATGGTCAGGTCATGACTGTGGGCCAAACTGGTGAGTTATTTAAACTAAAAACTATTCTGGACCAGATTAGTGAGACTGGTACGCGCAGTAATGAGCTGTTTGCACAATCCATCAATGATTTGTACGAGACTGTGCTTGCTTCTAGATTGCAGGACTCTGAATTTCTATCACACTTGCTGGTGGATTTATTGGATCGTAATTTGTATGAGCGTTCTGATGATTGCCGCTGGTGGGCGGTGACGCCAGAGCTGAGATTCGCGCTGGCATCCGGACGTGTAGATGCTGCGAGTGTGTCGCGCATTACCGAGATACTGAATTATATTAATCAGCTCTACACCGTGTATACCCGTATTTTTGTCTATGATAAACAAGGCACTATCATCGCCAGCACTAATCCTGTTGATGAGAAAGGCACTATTATCGGCACCACGATAGACGATGCTACATTAGATGGCGTACTGTCTTTGTATAATGAGCAGCAATATTATGTGTCACCGTTTGAGGCGAGCTCACTTTATAGCGATAAGCCTACCTATATTTACCATGCGGCGATTATGGCACCTGATGGTACCGACGTAGTGGGCGGTATTGGTATTGTGTTCGATGCTACGCCTGAATTTAATGCCATGTTGCGCGGTAGTATTGCCGAAAGCGATTCTATCAAGGCTTTTTATATTGATAGGCAAGCTAAAATCATTTCCAGCACCGACCCTAGCCGTCCAGTAGGTTCTACTTTAGATATAGACCCGGATCTACTGACGATGCGTAATGGTAAGAGCGCATCGCGGATCGTGATTCGTGATGGGCATTACTGTATTCTCGGCTGCAGTGTATCCAACGGTTATCGCGAGTTTAAGGTGTCGGACGGGTATAAAGAAGACGTAATTGCCGTAGTGTACGATGCGTTTGGTGAGGTGCGTAATCACTTTAGCTCAGGGAATGATTCAGCATCAATTATTCATAGTTCATTGACACAGTCATCAGACCCTGAGTTTGCCACCTTCTTTGTAGATGAAATACTGTTTGCGCTGGAAGCTGAAATCGTTTTAGAGGCATTGCCGGCATCTGAGATTTCTTCGGTCTCTATCGGCAGTCGTTCTGAGCGAGTAGGGGTGGTTTCCGTGCAGAGTGATGTCAAAGGCTCACACTATGTTTGGGTATACGACCTGAGCTATCTATTAAGCGGTGTGCCTTCAGTGGTTGATAGTAATAGTCAGGTGATTGTCATCATGTGCGGTGAGCACAAAGTTGGTTTGCTTGTGGGTGCACTGCATTCTGTTGCACAGTTTAGTGAAGATCAAATTAGCAAAACGCCGTTAGCAAATGACAAAAGAGGCAACCTGATTAAGTGGATAATCAAAGCCAACGACGGTAATCTGTTTATTCAGTGCGTGGATGTGGATTTCTTATTAAGGATGCTGACTAATCCGTTCGATCCGGTGAAACAACAGTAA
- a CDS encoding PilT/PilU family type 4a pilus ATPase codes for MAAIDITPVLKFMLDKGGSDLFFSSGTSIHIEVEGETTPINAQIMQPGMIKEIAYSLMSEDQIKEFEATLECNFALGKKDIGRFRVNVFRQRGEVGMVIRHIKTDIPSLESLGLPPVLKDLISRKRGLILVVGATGSGKSTTLASMIDYRNETSNGHILTLEDPIEFIHPHKKSVVDQREIGIDTLSFENGLKNAMRQAPDVILIGEVRDMEGMKNALAYAETGHLCLATLHANNANQALERIISFFPEDGRNGLLLGISMNLVSIISQRLIPGVQSKRVAATEVMINTPYMNELIQKQKMGEIKEIMAENTDIGMHTFDQSLFKLFSNGKIDDENALAYADSRNDLSLKIRFSAEGTRNSASGLGL; via the coding sequence ATGGCTGCAATTGACATCACCCCTGTATTGAAATTTATGCTGGACAAAGGTGGTTCAGATTTATTCTTTAGCTCAGGCACCAGTATCCATATAGAGGTTGAAGGCGAAACCACGCCCATCAACGCCCAAATCATGCAGCCTGGCATGATTAAAGAAATTGCTTACTCACTGATGAGTGAAGATCAGATTAAAGAGTTTGAAGCCACACTGGAGTGCAATTTTGCATTAGGTAAAAAAGATATTGGCCGCTTCCGCGTGAATGTGTTCAGGCAACGCGGTGAAGTGGGTATGGTGATTCGGCATATCAAGACAGATATCCCTTCATTAGAAAGCTTAGGCCTGCCGCCAGTGCTCAAGGATTTAATCTCACGCAAACGCGGGCTGATTTTGGTAGTGGGTGCTACAGGCTCGGGTAAATCTACTACCTTAGCTTCAATGATTGATTACCGTAATGAAACCAGCAATGGTCATATACTCACGCTGGAAGACCCTATCGAGTTTATTCACCCGCATAAGAAATCAGTAGTGGACCAGCGCGAAATCGGTATCGACACGCTATCTTTCGAGAATGGCCTTAAAAATGCCATGCGCCAAGCCCCGGATGTGATTCTGATTGGTGAGGTACGCGATATGGAAGGTATGAAAAACGCACTAGCCTACGCAGAAACCGGGCATTTATGCTTAGCTACCTTACATGCTAATAATGCCAACCAAGCACTTGAGCGCATTATTTCCTTCTTCCCAGAAGATGGCAGGAATGGATTGCTATTGGGAATCTCTATGAATCTGGTGAGCATCATATCGCAGCGTTTAATCCCGGGGGTGCAAAGCAAACGTGTGGCCGCTACTGAGGTGATGATTAACACCCCCTATATGAACGAGCTGATACAGAAGCAAAAAATGGGGGAAATCAAAGAAATCATGGCTGAGAATACCGATATCGGCATGCATACCTTTGACCAATCCCTATTCAAGCTCTTCTCTAATGGCAAAATTGACGATGAAAACGCGCTGGCTTATGCGGATTCCCGTAACGATTTGTCATTAAAAATCCGCTTCTCGGCTGAAGGCACGCGCAACAGCGCGAGCGGCCTAGGTCTCTAA
- a CDS encoding putative bifunctional diguanylate cyclase/phosphodiesterase → MKLVSSQHQSGASMVAFKNDKHMHDALIHNLEGMLYCCLYDQDWTMVFVSNGCKELTGYAPEDLLHNQYISYEAVTFAEDRVMVRDTIQNALTEGNRYEVEYRINHADGSVIWVLERGNPIYNNAGMVIALEGYIQNIAKRKGIEQSLLAAELKYRSIFENTLEGIFQTTADGHYLIVNQSLAHMYGYSSPDELIHAFNSIQEQLYVKPGRREEFVQLLKENESVEKFESLVYRKDKSTIWISENARVVNDESGNILYYEGTVENITARKNYEEKLEYQAMHDSLTGLPNRNMLNDRLQLCINFANRYKNKMAVAFLDLDQFKLINDSMGHEVGDQLLVIMAKRLSSAVREIDTVVRLGGDEFVIVLTNIDDTNDIFMSMQRILEAVAVPLTINNMDYLVTCSIGVSIYPDDGLDANLLLRNADTAMYKAKKAGRNNFQIYTQALNAALTERVTLEYNLRQAIELEEFILHYQPKVDFATGKVCGAEALIRWQPEGQDLISPLKFINIAEETGLIETIGEWVLATACYKAKALQQKTGLHVPIAVNVSPRQFRQSNLANTIKKILAVTQLDPSYLELEITENTLIDDSSKFIETLHSLKKLGVKLAIDDFGTGYSSLAYLKDFPIDRLKIDKVFVSSIEEDPTNKAILKAIVVLGQSLGIEVIAEGVETQYQYDYLKSIGCDQLQGYYYSKPLPEQQFEQFLLTQPNSPTPQ, encoded by the coding sequence ATGAAACTCGTTTCATCACAACATCAATCTGGGGCATCCATGGTCGCATTTAAGAACGATAAGCACATGCATGATGCACTGATTCATAACCTTGAAGGGATGTTGTACTGCTGCTTGTATGATCAAGACTGGACCATGGTGTTTGTAAGTAATGGCTGCAAAGAGCTGACCGGCTATGCTCCTGAAGACCTGCTGCATAACCAGTATATTTCTTATGAAGCTGTGACGTTTGCAGAAGATAGAGTGATGGTGCGCGACACGATTCAGAACGCACTAACAGAAGGTAACCGCTACGAAGTTGAATACCGTATCAATCATGCAGATGGCAGTGTGATTTGGGTATTAGAGCGCGGCAATCCAATTTATAACAATGCCGGCATGGTGATTGCGCTAGAGGGTTATATTCAGAATATCGCTAAGCGCAAAGGCATTGAACAGTCATTGCTGGCCGCAGAACTTAAATACCGATCCATCTTTGAAAACACACTGGAAGGTATCTTCCAAACTACAGCAGATGGTCACTACCTCATTGTTAACCAATCACTTGCGCACATGTACGGCTACAGCTCACCGGATGAGCTTATCCATGCATTCAATAGCATACAAGAGCAGCTCTATGTAAAACCGGGGCGTCGTGAAGAATTTGTACAGCTCTTGAAAGAGAACGAGAGCGTAGAGAAGTTTGAGTCATTGGTTTACCGCAAAGATAAAAGCACTATCTGGATCTCTGAAAATGCCCGTGTGGTCAATGATGAGTCCGGCAATATCCTGTATTACGAAGGCACAGTCGAGAATATCACCGCCCGCAAGAATTACGAAGAAAAGCTAGAATACCAAGCAATGCATGACAGCCTCACCGGCTTGCCTAATCGCAACATGCTCAACGACAGGCTGCAGTTGTGCATCAACTTTGCCAATCGCTACAAAAACAAAATGGCAGTTGCCTTCTTGGATTTAGACCAATTCAAACTGATTAACGACAGTATGGGACATGAAGTCGGTGACCAGTTACTGGTTATTATGGCCAAAAGATTATCCAGCGCCGTGCGTGAAATCGACACCGTAGTCAGGCTGGGGGGCGATGAGTTTGTTATCGTACTCACCAATATAGACGACACCAATGATATTTTTATGAGTATGCAACGCATACTGGAAGCGGTGGCTGTACCGCTTACCATCAACAATATGGATTATCTGGTCACTTGCAGCATTGGCGTCAGCATTTATCCAGATGATGGCTTGGATGCCAATTTACTATTGCGTAATGCCGATACCGCCATGTACAAGGCTAAGAAAGCCGGTAGAAATAACTTCCAGATTTACACACAGGCACTCAACGCCGCATTAACCGAGCGCGTCACCCTAGAATACAATCTGCGCCAAGCCATTGAGTTAGAAGAGTTTATATTGCATTACCAACCCAAGGTAGATTTTGCAACGGGCAAAGTATGCGGGGCCGAAGCTTTGATCCGGTGGCAACCCGAAGGTCAAGACCTTATCTCCCCTTTAAAATTTATTAACATCGCGGAAGAAACCGGCCTTATTGAAACCATAGGGGAATGGGTGCTCGCCACCGCCTGCTATAAAGCCAAAGCTCTACAGCAGAAAACTGGCCTCCATGTCCCGATTGCCGTCAATGTATCGCCCAGGCAATTCAGGCAATCTAACCTAGCCAACACCATCAAGAAAATCCTCGCCGTAACGCAGCTAGATCCCAGCTACCTAGAGCTAGAAATTACCGAAAATACACTGATCGATGACTCATCCAAGTTTATTGAGACCTTACACTCATTGAAAAAACTTGGCGTAAAACTGGCGATTGATGACTTTGGCACTGGTTATTCCAGTTTGGCCTATTTAAAAGATTTTCCAATTGATCGATTAAAAATCGATAAAGTGTTTGTCAGCAGCATTGAGGAAGACCCTACCAACAAAGCCATCTTGAAAGCCATCGTGGTATTGGGGCAGAGCTTAGGGATAGAGGTGATTGCGGAAGGCGTAGAAACACAGTATCAATACGACTACCTCAAATCCATAGGCTGCGACCAGCTACAGGGCTACTATTACAGCAAACCACTACCGGAGCAGCAGTTTGAACAGTTTTTACTCACCCAACCCAACAGCCCTACACCACAATAA
- the dapC gene encoding succinyldiaminopimelate transaminase encodes MNPNLNLLQPYPFQRLRDLFKGVTPNAAFKPINLSIGEPKHDTPQLIKDALVNNLGGLANYPTTIGSIELRTTISDWISRRYQIPALNPEKAILPVTGSREALFAFAQVIIDHKKPDPIVISPNPFYQIYEGAAFLAGATPYFLNTLPHQDANYNHVMDFSSVPADVLARTQLVYICSPGNPSGKVMSLEQWRTVFNLSDQYGFVIAADECYSEIYFDEASPPLGALQAAHLLGRDYKNLIVFSSLSKRSNVPGMRSGFVAGDEKIIESYTLYRTYHGCAMNPAVQAASVAAWNDEAHVIENRRLYAAKFKDVTPLLSNVLEVAVPDAAFYLWAKIKDANISDTEFAVKLYRDLNITVLPGSYLAREAHGVNPGKNFIRMALVASYEECVEAAKRISAHF; translated from the coding sequence ATGAATCCAAATCTAAATTTATTACAGCCATATCCGTTTCAACGTCTGCGTGATCTATTTAAAGGTGTTACTCCCAATGCAGCTTTTAAGCCGATTAATCTGTCCATCGGCGAGCCTAAGCACGACACCCCACAATTAATTAAAGACGCTTTAGTCAATAATCTAGGTGGTTTAGCTAATTATCCCACGACTATCGGCTCTATTGAGCTAAGAACTACGATTTCCGACTGGATTTCACGTCGCTATCAAATCCCTGCACTGAATCCTGAAAAAGCCATCCTGCCAGTGACCGGCAGCCGCGAAGCTTTATTTGCGTTCGCGCAGGTGATTATCGACCATAAAAAACCTGATCCTATCGTGATTTCACCTAATCCGTTTTATCAGATTTACGAAGGTGCTGCATTTTTAGCCGGTGCCACTCCCTACTTTTTAAACACGCTGCCACATCAGGATGCTAACTATAACCACGTGATGGATTTCTCCAGCGTACCTGCGGATGTATTAGCACGTACGCAACTGGTATACATTTGCAGCCCAGGCAACCCGTCTGGCAAGGTGATGAGCCTGGAGCAATGGCGCACTGTTTTTAACTTGTCAGACCAATACGGCTTTGTGATTGCAGCCGATGAGTGTTATTCAGAAATTTATTTTGATGAAGCATCACCGCCGTTAGGTGCATTACAGGCAGCGCATCTACTGGGTAGAGACTATAAAAATCTGATTGTGTTCAGCTCACTTTCCAAGCGTTCTAATGTACCTGGCATGCGCTCAGGCTTTGTGGCTGGCGATGAAAAAATCATTGAGTCATACACCCTCTATCGCACTTATCATGGCTGCGCTATGAACCCAGCGGTACAGGCAGCTTCTGTTGCAGCATGGAATGATGAAGCGCATGTGATCGAAAACCGCAGGCTTTACGCTGCCAAGTTTAAAGACGTCACGCCATTGCTAAGTAATGTATTGGAAGTAGCGGTGCCAGATGCCGCATTTTACCTATGGGCTAAAATCAAAGACGCTAATATTTCTGATACTGAGTTTGCTGTAAAGCTATATCGTGACCTTAACATCACTGTGCTACCAGGCAGTTATTTGGCACGTGAAGCGCACGGCGTAAATCCAGGCAAAAACTTTATTCGCATGGCGCTAGTGGCCTCATATGAAGAATGTGTAGAAGCAGCTAAGCGCATCAGCGCGCATTTCTAA
- a CDS encoding DUF2157 domain-containing protein, protein MSLKDDALQDIVALAQNNQITLAEIAQALEMSSEQPNAASASVLPKLFGYVGGIFVFAGIGVFISMYWDDFGSASRVIITLGSGLMAFVMGLVCLSDQKYERAVTPLFLMAALLQPTGIMVMLQEYSSGGDVRHGLLFMAAYMLVQQGATFWAKQRTVLAFSAVLFGCIFFANQFDLWDVDEKLIGIVIGSSLLCIAYAMQQSRHMAIAPFWYFVGAVLLLWSIFESVENSLLEPVYLGATAFVIFLSTYVRSRTLLLVGTLAMLIYIGYYTAEHFANTVGWPIALVIIGIALIGLSALAVRLNNRYIK, encoded by the coding sequence ATGTCGCTTAAAGATGATGCTTTGCAGGATATTGTTGCATTAGCGCAGAATAATCAGATTACGTTAGCAGAAATTGCTCAGGCGCTTGAAATGTCTTCTGAGCAGCCTAATGCTGCATCCGCTAGTGTGCTACCCAAGTTGTTTGGTTATGTAGGCGGCATATTTGTGTTTGCTGGTATCGGCGTTTTTATTTCCATGTATTGGGATGATTTTGGCTCCGCATCAAGAGTGATCATCACGCTAGGCTCAGGGTTGATGGCTTTTGTCATGGGCTTGGTGTGCCTGAGTGACCAAAAGTACGAGCGTGCGGTAACACCACTGTTTTTAATGGCTGCGCTGCTACAGCCTACCGGCATTATGGTAATGCTGCAGGAGTACTCGTCGGGCGGCGATGTGCGCCATGGCTTACTGTTTATGGCGGCCTATATGTTGGTGCAGCAAGGTGCAACGTTTTGGGCAAAGCAACGCACGGTACTGGCGTTTAGTGCAGTGCTGTTTGGCTGCATCTTTTTTGCCAATCAATTTGATCTCTGGGATGTTGATGAAAAGCTAATCGGCATCGTCATTGGTAGCTCGTTGCTTTGTATTGCCTATGCCATGCAGCAATCCAGGCATATGGCGATTGCTCCGTTCTGGTACTTTGTAGGGGCAGTATTGCTGTTGTGGTCTATTTTTGAATCGGTAGAGAACAGTTTGCTGGAGCCGGTGTATCTTGGGGCGACTGCCTTTGTTATATTTTTAAGTACCTATGTGCGTAGCAGAACGCTGTTACTGGTGGGGACATTGGCGATGCTGATTTATATTGGCTACTACACAGCGGAACATTTTGCCAATACGGTGGGATGGCCGATTGCGCTAGTGATTATTGGTATTGCCTTGATTGGCTTGAGTGCGCTAGCTGTGCGTTTAAATAACCGATATATCAAGTAG
- a CDS encoding DMT family transporter, whose protein sequence is MSNSNNKNFFAVFGLLFGAFCWGIIWYPYRLMSEAGVPGVASSFYTYALAIIFASLLLGKHWRGAAKLPVSIVWLGLVAGWTNLSYVLAIIDGEVMRVMLLFYLSPLWTLILAHFWLKEKTRFTGYIAIVASLVGAFIMLYDAKLGGLPLPRNMPEWLALSSGIGFSLTNVITRKSSHLTLVAKSYAIWIGVMMVALLFVPIMQTSIPSPTLFGFTEWAVMSLIALLLIAATFFVQYGVAKIEATRASVLFLFELVVAAIASYYLAHETMELNEWLGGSLIVVAAVFAAIQHPDAA, encoded by the coding sequence GTGAGCAACAGCAATAATAAAAACTTTTTTGCGGTATTTGGCCTACTTTTTGGTGCATTTTGTTGGGGCATCATTTGGTATCCATATCGCTTGATGTCCGAGGCTGGCGTGCCTGGGGTAGCCTCCAGCTTTTATACTTATGCGCTTGCCATTATCTTTGCCAGCCTTTTATTAGGTAAGCATTGGCGCGGTGCTGCCAAGCTACCGGTCAGCATAGTGTGGCTGGGTTTGGTGGCCGGCTGGACCAATCTCAGTTACGTACTGGCGATTATCGACGGTGAAGTGATGCGGGTGATGCTGTTGTTTTATTTATCACCCCTTTGGACCCTGATCCTCGCGCATTTTTGGTTAAAAGAAAAAACACGCTTCACTGGTTATATTGCCATAGTGGCCTCATTAGTTGGCGCATTCATCATGTTGTATGACGCTAAACTTGGCGGCTTACCATTGCCGAGGAATATGCCGGAGTGGTTGGCCTTATCCTCTGGGATTGGATTTTCATTGACGAATGTCATTACCAGAAAATCCAGTCATTTAACGTTAGTAGCGAAATCCTATGCGATTTGGATAGGGGTGATGATGGTTGCCCTGTTGTTTGTGCCGATTATGCAGACATCCATCCCCAGCCCTACCTTATTCGGTTTCACAGAATGGGCAGTGATGTCGTTAATTGCATTGCTGCTGATTGCCGCCACTTTTTTTGTGCAGTACGGCGTAGCCAAAATTGAAGCAACGCGTGCATCTGTGCTGTTTTTGTTTGAACTGGTGGTAGCTGCTATTGCTTCCTATTACTTAGCGCATGAAACCATGGAGCTGAATGAGTGGCTGGGTGGAAGCTTGATTGTGGTTGCTGCGGTATTTGCCGCGATTCAACATCCGGATGCTGCTTAG